DNA from Bacillus sp. Marseille-P3661:
GAGTTGGGTGCATTTGGATATTGGGTTGGGATAACAATTGGCCTAACTAGTGCTGCAATCGGCTTTGTTGTACGTTTAAGTTTTATTCAGCGACGACATATTAAAGTGATTATAGCCTAATCGAATAGGTTTATTTTAATGCCTGCCAGAGAGCAGTGTGCTCGAGCGATGTGCTGGCAGGCAATTAACGAATTAACTAAAAATAAGATCAATTTCTGTAACTTGTTCAGCTGTCAGTTGGACATTTAATGTTTTTAAATTTGCGAGTACTTGATCAGCGCGTTTAGCTCCTGGTATTAAAATATCAATTTCATCGCGCGTTAAATACCAAGCAAGTACAATATTTGCTATGTCAATGTTATTTTCATTTGCAATTTTACGCAATTGTTCCACTTTTTCAAGGTTCCGTAAAAATGTTTCACCTTGAAAGTGTGGCTTTTTTGCACGTGAATCATTGAATGTCGTGTCTTTGTTATATTTACCAGCTAGCAGTCCAGATGCAAGCGGGAAATAAGGAATAAATGAAATACCATTTGCCGCTGTATATGGAAGTAATTCTTTTTCCGCGTCTCTTTCTAGTAAGTTATAATTTCCTTGAAAAACATCAACATAGCCATCTTTGTTTGCATCTTTCAATTGTTCAAGGGAAAAGTTTGAGACACCAATAGCTCGGATTTTTCCTTCATCCTTAAGTTCTTTTAAAGCACCAACAGCCTCTGCTTTTGGCGTATCTTTGTCTGGAAAGTGAATATAAAATAAG
Protein-coding regions in this window:
- a CDS encoding aldo/keto reductase, which gives rise to MAKEARIGKSDLIVNPIGLGTNAVGGHNLYPNLDEEVGKDLVRTALDHGINLLDTAYMYGPKRSEELIGEVLKERGNRSEAVIATKGAHKFVGNEVLIDNSPAFLKQAVEDSLKRLQTDYIDLFYIHFPDKDTPKAEAVGALKELKDEGKIRAIGVSNFSLEQLKDANKDGYVDVFQGNYNLLERDAEKELLPYTAANGISFIPYFPLASGLLAGKYNKDTTFNDSRAKKPHFQGETFLRNLEKVEQLRKIANENNIDIANIVLAWYLTRDEIDILIPGAKRADQVLANLKTLNVQLTAEQVTEIDLIFS